A DNA window from Anastrepha obliqua isolate idAnaObli1 chromosome 5, idAnaObli1_1.0, whole genome shotgun sequence contains the following coding sequences:
- the LOC129248009 gene encoding FAD-dependent oxidoreductase domain-containing protein 1 gives MKGLSLTRFLNSRNCYRPTLIRSFSDNNDNRTEHPHPIQRTFKLLRNDMRKIKKFLTPSIKQHEEVEEEKTHVGITDENEFQTHCDVLVIGGRGVGASIAYWLKKKARDGLNVVVIERDYPLLNNKACLTLPVGGLHQQFLLPENIEMALYGAEFMRNSKEKLGVDVNFDPQGFLTLASEENAETLKRMSQIQNEFGARTEILTPERLKVKYPWLNVEDVALGCQGLERHGWFDANNLLFGLRSRASDYGAHFIKAELIDFEFQSDTDVVVESGTTVNTYRALDKAIVKTPNGDTRTIKFAICVLAAGSNSEQIARLAKIGTGPGILKVPLPIQRRNCCSHILSTDAINTPGLGTPCIVDLNGLYFRRDGLTGNYIAGLTNCTDSNNENVPEQNHFENNVLQHLMHRMKTFKKPHVIETWESFYEYNVFDENGILGPHSYYNNLYIATGFSALGLQQSPAVGRAISELIIDGQFRTIDLTRFGFDRIILDQPIFDYAFM, from the exons ATGAAGGGTCTATCGCTCACACGCTTTTTAAATTCAAGAAACTGCTATCGGCCGACGCTTATAAGGTCTTTTAGCGATAATAACGATAATAGAACAGAACATCCTCATCCAATTCAGCGCACATTTAAACTTCTCCGGAACGATATgcgtaaaatcaaaaaattcttgaCTCCCTCAATTAAACAACATGAGGAGGTTGAGGAGGAAAAAACGCATGTGGGAATTACTGATGAAAATGAGTTCCAGACACATTGTGATGTTCTAGTAATTGGGGGAAGAGGTGTTGGAGCTTCTATAGCGtactggttaaaaaaaaaagcccGCGATGGActaaatgttgttgttattgaacGTGACTATCCT CTTTTAAATAACAAGGCTTGTTTAACGCTACCTGTGGGTGGCTTGCATCAGCAGTTTCTTTTGcctgaaaatattgaaatggcTCTTTACGGAGCAGAGTTTATGAGGAATTCAAAAGAGAAGTTGGGCGTTGATGTAAACTTTGACCCACAAGGATTTCTTACCTTGGCTTCTGAGGAAAACGCGGAAACTCTCAAAAGAATGTCACAGATACAAAATGAATTTGGGGCTCGGACTGAAATTCTAACCCCAGAGCGTCTCAAGGTAAAATATCCCTGGCTAAACGTGGAAGATGTAGCCCTTG gGTGTCAAGGACTCGAAAGACATGGTTGGTTTGATGCAAACAATTTGTTATTTGGCTTAAGAAGTAGAGCCAGCGATTATGGTGCACATTTTATAAAAGCGGAATTAAtagattttgaatttcaaagtgACACAGATGTTGTTGTGGAAAGTGGAACCACAGTAAATACGTACCGAGCTTTGGACAAAGCAATAGTAAAAACTCCCAATGGCGATACGCGCACTATAAAATTTGCGATTTGCGTACTTGCTGCTGGATCTAATTCCGAGCAAATTGCTCGATTGGCTAAAATTGGTACAGGTCCTGGCATTTTAAAAGTTCCACTACCAATTCAACGCCGCAACTGTTGTAGTCATATTTTAAGTACTGATGCCATTAACACACCAGGTCTGGGAACCCCATGTATAGTTGATTTGAATGGTTTATATTTTCGAAGAGACGGATTAACTGGTAATTATATTGCGGGACTTACCAATTGCACAgattcaaataatgaaaatgtacCTGaacaaaaccattttgaaaacaATGTTCTGCAACATTTAATGCATAGAATGAAAACATTTAAGAAGCCACATGTCATCGAAACTTGGGAAAGTTTTTATGAATACAacgtttttgatgaaaatggtATTCTCGGGCCACATTCTTATTACAACAATCTTTACATTGCGACTGGATTTTCTGCTCTCGGCCTACAGCAATCGCCTGCAGTAGGAAGAGCTATTTCTGAACTAATAATAGACGGACAGTTTCGAACAATAGATTTAACGAGGTTTGGTTTTGATAGAATCATTCTAGATCAACCGATATTCGACTATGCCTTTATGTAA
- the LOC129248010 gene encoding calcium load-activated calcium channel has protein sequence MWSDTVLIVFISICTALLGEGLTWVLVYRTEKYQKLKGEVEKQSKKLERRKEIHGESLDKSQKKKIERDEEKLKNNNRDLSLVKMKSMFATGFAFTALLSMFNSIFDGRVVAQLPFTPISWIQGLSHRNLSGDDYTDCSFIFLYILCTMSIRQNIQKLLGFAPSRAASKQGGGLFGPTPGQFK, from the exons ATGTGGAGTGACACGGTCTTGATTGTATTTATATCAATCTGTACAGCACTTTTGGGAGAAG GTCTCACCTGGGTGTTGGTATATAGGACTGAAAAGTACCAAAAGCTAAAAGGAGAAGTGGAGAAACAGAGCAAAAAAT tagAAAGACGAAAGGAAATCCATGGAGAATCTCTAGATAAATCCCAGAAAAAGAAGATTGAGCGCGatgaagagaaattaaaaaacaacaacagagaCCTATCGTTGGTTAAAATGAAGTCTATGTTTGCAACAGGTTTTGCGTTCACTGCACTTCTCAGCATGTTTAATAGCAT ATTCGATGGCCGCGTGGTAGCACAATTACCGTTCACACCCATTTCTTGGATACAAGGTTTGAGCCATAGGAACCTATCAGGCGATGATTATACCGATTGTTCCTTCATCTTCCTTTACATTCTTTGTACTATGTCCATAAGGCAGAATATTCAAAAGTTGTTGGGATTCGCACCTTCAAGAGCAGCAAGCAAACAGGGTGGCGGATTGTTTGGTCCGACTCCGGGACAGTTCAAatga